In the genome of Pseudomonas putida, one region contains:
- the fliN gene encoding flagellar motor switch protein FliN, which produces MANENEITSPEEQALADEWAAALQETGDAGQADIDALLAADSGKSGAGRLPMEEFASSPKPNDNVSLEGPNLDVILDIPVNISMEVGSTEISIRNLLQLNQGSVIELDRLAGEPLDVLVNGTLIAHGEVVVVNEKFGIRLTDVISPSERIKKLR; this is translated from the coding sequence ATGGCTAACGAAAACGAAATCACCTCCCCGGAGGAACAGGCCCTGGCCGATGAATGGGCTGCCGCCCTGCAGGAAACCGGTGATGCCGGCCAGGCCGACATCGATGCGCTGCTGGCTGCCGACAGCGGCAAGTCGGGCGCTGGCCGCCTGCCGATGGAAGAGTTCGCAAGCTCCCCCAAGCCCAATGACAATGTCAGCCTCGAGGGGCCGAACCTGGATGTGATCCTGGATATTCCGGTGAACATCTCCATGGAAGTGGGCAGCACCGAAATCAGCATCCGCAACCTGCTGCAACTTAACCAGGGCTCGGTGATCGAGCTTGATCGCCTGGCGGGCGAACCGCTGGACGTGCTGGTCAACGGTACCCTGATCGCCCATGGCGAAGTGGTGGTGGTCAACGAGAAGTTCGGCATTCGCCTGACCGATGTGATCAGCCCCAGCGAACGTATCAAGAAGCTGCGCTGA
- the fliM gene encoding flagellar motor switch protein FliM yields MAVQDLLSQDEIDALLHGVDDGLVQTESAAEPGGVKSYDLTSQDRIVRGRMPTLEMINERFARYTRISMFNLLRRSADVAVGGVQVMKFGEYVHSLYVPTSLNLVKIKPLRGTSLFILDAKLVFKLVDNFFGGDGRHAKIEGREFTPTELRVVRMVLDQAFVDLKEAWQAIMPVNFEYINSEVNPAMANIVGPSEAVVVSTFHIELDGGGGDLHVTMPYSMIEPVREMLDAGFQSDLDDQDERWVKALREDVLDVSVPLSATVARRQLKLRDILHMQPGDVIPVELPEHLVLRANGVPSFKARLGSHKGTLSLQIIDPIERR; encoded by the coding sequence ATGGCCGTGCAGGACCTGCTGTCCCAGGATGAGATCGATGCCCTGTTGCATGGCGTCGATGATGGTCTGGTACAAACCGAAAGCGCCGCCGAGCCCGGTGGCGTCAAAAGCTACGACCTGACCAGCCAGGATCGGATCGTCCGCGGACGCATGCCGACCCTGGAGATGATCAACGAACGCTTCGCCCGCTATACCCGCATCAGCATGTTCAACCTGCTGCGTCGCTCCGCCGACGTGGCGGTGGGCGGCGTGCAGGTGATGAAGTTCGGCGAATATGTGCATTCGCTGTACGTCCCGACCAGCCTCAACCTGGTCAAGATCAAGCCCCTACGCGGCACCTCGCTGTTCATCCTTGACGCCAAGCTGGTGTTCAAGCTGGTGGACAATTTCTTCGGTGGCGATGGCCGCCACGCCAAGATCGAGGGGCGCGAGTTCACACCGACCGAACTGCGCGTGGTGCGCATGGTGCTGGACCAGGCCTTCGTCGATCTCAAGGAAGCCTGGCAGGCGATCATGCCGGTCAACTTCGAGTACATAAACTCCGAGGTCAACCCGGCCATGGCCAACATCGTCGGCCCGAGCGAGGCGGTGGTGGTCTCGACGTTCCATATCGAGCTGGACGGCGGTGGCGGCGACCTGCACGTGACCATGCCGTACTCGATGATCGAGCCGGTGCGCGAAATGCTCGATGCCGGCTTCCAGTCCGACCTGGATGACCAGGACGAGCGTTGGGTCAAGGCTCTGCGCGAAGACGTGCTGGATGTCAGCGTGCCCCTCTCGGCCACTGTGGCCCGTCGTCAGCTCAAGTTGCGCGACATCCTGCACATGCAGCCTGGCGATGTGATCCCCGTCGAGCTGCCCGAGCACCTGGTGCTGCGCGCCAACGGCGTACCGTCGTTCAAGGCTCGCCTGGGTTCGCACAAGGGCACCCTGTCGCTGCAGATCATCGACCCGATCGAACGTCGCTGA
- the fliL gene encoding flagellar basal body-associated protein FliL translates to MAKSEAVKDPATKGKLKLILLLVLALLLAVGLSVGATWFVMHKSESAPAVDPAQANVKAAAIYEPLAPAFVVNFNQNGRQRYMQVSITMQGRNQADLDALKVHMPVIRNNLVMMFSGQGFDTLASSPVGQEMLRQKATAVVQEVAQKEVGKPVVDQLLFTNFVLQ, encoded by the coding sequence ATGGCGAAGAGCGAAGCAGTCAAAGACCCCGCCACTAAAGGCAAACTCAAGCTGATCCTGCTGCTGGTGCTGGCGCTGCTGCTGGCCGTGGGCCTGTCAGTGGGCGCCACCTGGTTCGTCATGCACAAGAGCGAGTCGGCACCGGCTGTCGATCCTGCCCAGGCAAACGTCAAGGCGGCGGCGATCTACGAGCCGCTGGCGCCGGCTTTCGTCGTCAATTTCAACCAGAACGGCCGCCAGCGCTACATGCAGGTGAGCATCACCATGCAGGGGCGCAACCAGGCCGACCTGGACGCACTCAAGGTGCACATGCCTGTGATCCGCAACAACCTGGTGATGATGTTCTCTGGCCAAGGCTTCGACACCCTGGCCAGCAGCCCGGTGGGACAGGAAATGCTGCGCCAGAAGGCCACCGCGGTGGTCCAGGAAGTGGCACAGAAGGAAGTCGGCAAGCCGGTCGTGGACCAGCTGCTGTTCACCAATTTCGTATTGCAGTAG
- a CDS encoding flagellar hook-length control protein FliK: protein MPVASNPLLQASVVSKPSRAAAQAAEKPQAAGSQSGGFDQVMARQGRDDKAAQVKPKDKSERPADGKAEPADTQAVADGGKTLPAADPVSDSSESSALDASLVAGQVTDAQPGAQLIQAQAEAVAPVLQAAAQPQAAPVETPPEQAPAVEDFDPAADPLANLPTLRLALEQSAQAKGTTSAHAASTTQADSSQPDDGQVAVNTLASLIDKPEAEGDASQPGDKAFSELLDNGLKDTKSASSDTRVDDFANRLASLTQAATPKTANAVPPSPLHQPLPMNQNAWAEGLVNRVMYLSSQNLKSADIKLEPAELGRLDIRVNVAADQSTQITFISGHAGVRDALDSQVHRLRELFAQQGLAQPDVNVADQSRGQQQQQAQQEGSNLSGVAARRAMADGESEGEMADTAQPIEQQVVIGDSAVDYYA from the coding sequence ATGCCTGTCGCATCCAATCCTTTGCTGCAAGCCAGTGTGGTGAGCAAGCCGTCGCGCGCGGCTGCTCAGGCGGCGGAAAAGCCGCAGGCGGCGGGCTCCCAGAGTGGTGGTTTCGATCAGGTCATGGCCCGTCAGGGACGCGATGACAAGGCGGCCCAGGTCAAGCCCAAGGACAAATCCGAGCGCCCGGCCGACGGCAAGGCCGAGCCTGCCGATACGCAGGCAGTTGCCGATGGCGGCAAAACCTTGCCAGCGGCCGACCCGGTCAGTGACAGCAGCGAATCGAGCGCACTCGACGCCAGTCTGGTGGCCGGGCAGGTCACCGATGCCCAGCCCGGCGCGCAGTTGATACAGGCGCAGGCAGAGGCGGTGGCCCCTGTGCTACAGGCCGCAGCGCAGCCCCAAGCCGCACCTGTCGAGACGCCGCCGGAGCAGGCCCCGGCCGTGGAGGATTTCGACCCAGCGGCCGATCCGCTGGCCAATCTGCCGACCTTGCGCCTGGCCCTGGAGCAAAGCGCCCAGGCCAAGGGCACGACCTCCGCGCATGCGGCGTCCACCACTCAGGCTGACAGCAGCCAGCCCGACGACGGGCAGGTAGCCGTCAATACCTTGGCGAGCCTGATCGACAAACCTGAAGCCGAAGGCGATGCCTCGCAACCGGGTGACAAGGCCTTCAGCGAACTGCTCGACAATGGTTTGAAGGACACCAAAAGTGCGAGCAGCGACACGCGCGTCGATGATTTCGCCAATCGCCTGGCCAGCCTGACCCAGGCTGCGACGCCCAAGACCGCCAATGCCGTGCCGCCCAGCCCGTTGCACCAGCCGCTGCCGATGAACCAGAACGCTTGGGCCGAAGGGCTGGTGAACCGGGTCATGTACTTGTCCAGCCAGAACCTCAAGTCCGCGGACATCAAGCTTGAGCCCGCAGAGTTGGGTCGTCTGGACATCCGCGTCAATGTCGCGGCGGATCAGTCCACCCAGATCACCTTCATCAGTGGTCACGCCGGGGTGCGCGATGCCCTGGACAGCCAGGTGCATCGCCTGCGCGAGCTGTTCGCCCAGCAAGGGCTGGCGCAGCCTGATGTCAACGTCGCCGACCAATCCCGCGGCCAGCAGCAACAGCAGGCCCAGCAGGAAGGTTCGAACCTGTCCGGGGTCGCGGCGCGGCGTGCCATGGCCGATGGCGAGAGCGAAGGTGAAATGGCCGATACTGCCCAGCCGATCGAGCAGCAGGTGGTGATCGGCGACAGCGCCGTCGACTATTACGCCTGA